AAAGACGATATTGATTGTTTACATAAGCTTCGTCACCTACCCCTTCTTTGTAATAGAAGTAGTATCTGAGCAACATATAATCtcttctgactctctttcttgccttcaggctcttAAAACTCTTTCCGATAAACATtaacttttaatagaaatgatTGAATTATATAACGATCTTTCTACTAGCCAATATGGTATCGTCTTTCGTTTCTTGCCCAATCACGTTAACATTCTCTGAGAACACCATGGTCGCACAAAATGTACTCGTAAATACCCATAGAAAGGTGAGGACCTTCCGATTTACATCCCTTGTGaggaaagaatcacggtcaagcgtATCTTTCTTGactttgttgaatattccaccacaagggataactattttaaatcgtGAACTATGAAGccatttttaaataatgttagttctcattGAATTATTGTatattaaaaagaattagatttgttaccTGATttttaaatagataaatatttcattcttggaagtttgaattagcaactaagattgctAGTGGCTATATCGTCTAAACGGGTTAAAGTACCGTAACATTATTGTACTTCTGAGAGGATACGTAGGTCCCAAAACTTTTGAAGTTAATTTTCAGCTTATCAGACTTTTAAACGTATTATTTTTGTTCCTTAAAATTAGGCAAAATTGTTCCCACAATTCCCAGCCCCTAAACGCaagatgtaaatccaactagggtccatgcaggtagaaaGGGCATtgtccccagtatggtgatctgaattcagttgttggtgatcagtagcctgtatttatattgtcttgttaaACTGTTAAaatggttaaactgttttaaatttcatttccagttttacaatatacatCTGTGATAGTTCGGCTCTTTTACTTCTCTTTGGTTGTACACTGTACCTATAATTATCTATAGAGAACTTGatatcgtcacgatatggctgaaatattaccaactcactcactcactaatgtaaGAAGTAAAGATGATTATGCCTCAACAATATGTAAACTGTGTAACAATAACATCTCAGACATCCAATACGGTGTCGTCTTGTCTCAGATGTAGTGTTTCGAAGATTATCTTTTCCAAGTTTTGATCAATGCCCAGATAtcattgattttaaaaaataatgcaaTGTAGTGACATTGACAAACATAGgctattgaagatcagttctggccTGGGTCTTCACGGGTGGACATTACGATTTGGCAAGTGTCTGACTTGCGTTGAGGAGGAAATCATTACCCAAATGCAAAGCTTGTCATGAAATCTGTTCCTATATTGTTGACAATGTAAATCAATGTGATACGggcaccatgggaccagttaaTGTAATGTGGATAAAGTTGTTTGCCTGGAAATGTGAAAGAAGGTAATGACATGAATCAAACGATGTGACTTTTGCTTACAGACAGCTCTTCGGAAAGACATATGTCGGAGCCAAATGTGTGGCATCCACCAGATCTGTGTTCCCGTGGAAGCGGGATCGGCCCATATTTGCCTGAGAATGACTCCCGGATCTAGTACTTCAACGACTACAGCTTTCGTGACGACAACACTTGACACACCCTCACAGTCGACATCTGCCTCATCGACGGTTACAGCCACTACGACAGAAACTTTAACTACAACAAACTCACCTACAACTACCGTGGCAACGACACCGGGCGTGTCCTCAGTTACTACAACCTCTACAGCTGTGCTTACAACCACTACAACCATGCCTGCTACTTCTACAGCTGTGCCTGCAACTTCTACACCCGTACCTGCAATCTCTACAACCGCATCTACAATCTCTACAACCGTGCCGACGACCTCTGTTGctaccactacaactacaacaacaactacgaCTACAACCGCACCTACAATCTCTACAACCGCACCTAAAATCTCTACAACCGTACCTACAATCTCTACAACCGCACCTACTATCTCTACAACCGTACCTACAATCTCTACAACCGCACCTACTATCTCTACAACCGTGCCAACGACCTCTGTtgctaccaccacaactacaacaacaactacgaCTACATCAACTCTCACGACTACTGTGACTTACGTGTGTACAGTCACGAGTCTTTTAGTAAACAACCAAGGTAATGAATTATTCTTGTCTCAAGATGCTTGTCTCTAGATTCTTGTATATAGATTCATGTCTCTAGATTCTGGTCTCCAGATTCAGGTCTCTAGGTTCTGGTCTTTATGTTTTGGAGAGTAACTACATTCTTGTCTCATGAATCTGGTCTCTAGATTCTGGCCTCTAGATACTTGACTCTAGATTCCCGTCTCTACATCCTAGCCTCTGGATTCTGGACTCTAGATTCTGGGCTCTAGATTCTTGACTCTAGATTCCCGTCTCTACATCCTAGCCTCTGGATTCTGGACTCTCGATTCTGGGCTCTAGATTCTTGACACTGGATCCCTGTCTCTACATCCTAGCCTCTGGATTCTGAACTCTCGATTCTGGACTCTGGATTCTGGACTCTGGATTCTGGACTCTAGATTCTGGACTCTAGATTCTGGACTCTGGATTCTGGACTCTCGATTCTGGACTCTCGATTCTGGACTCTAGATTCTGGACTCTCGATTCTGGACTCTCGATTCTGGCCTCTGGATTCTTGACACTGGATCCCTGTCTCTAGAATCGTGTCTCCAGTTTCTCATCTATAGATTCTGGTCCCTAGATTCTGGTCCCTAGATTCTGATCTCAATAACTCTGGTCCCTAGATTCTGGTCCCTAGATTCTGATCTCAATAACTCTGGTCTCTAGGTTCTGGTCTCTAGGTTCAGGTCTCTAGACTTGATTTTTGTCTTGTTAATTGTCTTCAGATTCTGGTCTTTAGATTGTTGTCTAACAATCAGGCAAATAAACAGGATGGGGCAAATAAACAGGATGGGGCAGAGAATATTAATTTCTAAATGTACGAATAACAAAAGTAATCAGACATAAAAGATGTCAGGCTAAACAATGGAAGCTCTCAGTTAAGTGGCCTTGATGAGTGGTTCACAAACAACAAATGGAAGTCTTACAGTAGATTAGTGCGGAACTGAATTATCATTTGAAATGAGTGAGAAAGTGGGGTTAAAGGTAGTTGTAGAGATTATTTTAGCTCTATGTCAGTTTGTGCTGAAGGGAAACCCAACTTGCGTCAAGGAAGAGGGTTGTTGCTggtcggtttgttgtttaactccgctctcagcaatatttccatGCGGTGGGTAAatggtcgagtctggaccacatgATCCAGTGATTATCACTGACAGCATGATACAATGACcaaccgttagtcgcctccttcGACAaacacgggttactgaagaccaattatcacccggatcttcacgggtcgcatcGAGGACAGGAACTTGTATCTTAATGTCTTGATGTCGTGGTTCATGACAATTTAAGATCTAATTTAATTCTTATTTTTGGATACAATTTGTTTGTCATCAATGATTCCATGCCACTAGTAAGATGTTACTTCTTCAGTCAGATGTTGGTATGTTTTGGAGATTAAAAGAAAATGCCGTAAAGAGCTGTTATGTGACATTTGAAAGGCTTTTCCTAGACAGAGGACTTCTGACATTTGatagtcattttcaaaattaatagTGATGAGATCATTACGctctaaggtaaatgcaacgTTTTGTTAACCCCCTCTATTTAAACGGTCACGTAACAGCGTTTTGTTGTAAAGGAACATTTTCAATACGGGTTTCGAATAAAATCAGGCCCGTGcatcacatttcattttgaGTTTTGATTATTTCGTTCTAGCAATCAGTTGAATTGAAACACATCAGTATCCTTTTTTTCCTTTTCCATGCACGTTATTGAAATAATGTAGCCATGTCCTCACTGTTGCGGCTGCCTGGTATTGACCACCTCTCTGTCCAACACCTTCCATAGGAAATCAGCATGGGTCTAATCGGTGTCATGGGTTACATCCATTTGTCAGTAAATTGTTTATGGATTTGGAAAAACGTGTTTTGGCCAATGAAATTATACTTCCCGCCTCATTTACTTACCCTTGATGATTTGGGTCACACCTGATAATCAGTTCtcgggatcaggtggccagactgacttggttgacacatgtcatcttgtcccaatcgagtagatcgatgttcacgttgttgatcactggattgtctggtccagactttgttAGTTACAGGCATGTGTCCATTTTGGAGGGAATGAAAGAGTGtatattgtgatgatgatgtttcctTTCACGCTACTTTCTACTTACAGAATGCGGCACGTATATCGGGTGTTATGAAGATGACTGGGACCGTGTTCTTCCATACGCTCACCTTATCGACAGGACTACGATGAAATCTGAGAAATGTATGCTGCATTGCTACAGCAATTACTCCCACTTTGGAATTGAGGTAGGTCGCATCTCAGAATCTCGTCTCTTAAAGAAAGCAAAACTGTACTGTTATCTCTAAATCATTACTAGAATGTGTGCAGATATATTACTTCGAAAATCTTACCAACACATAGTAACAATTATGTGCATATTTATTATTTCCAACATCGTACAATAATACGTAATAATGATTGTGCATATATTTAACATCATTGCGATGAATGGAGGAGATAGCAATAATTATGCACATATTTCTTATTTCCAACATCGTACCATATTTTGTATTGACATATTTATTATTTGAAACATCATTCTATGatacataataataattatgtgCCTGTTTACAACGTCGTTTTCCAGGATGGAAGCGAATGTTTCTGCGGTAACGAAATCAGAGTTGGGTACGCCAAGAAAGGAGACCATGAGTGCTCCAAGCAATGTTCAGGCGAATCCGGCAGCAGTTGTGGAGGTCCGTggaggatatccatctatgcAATAGTCCCCTGAAATTTAAATATAACAGACAAGAAAGTATATTGCTCGTTAGGGTAACAGTTGTGGGCTGTTGATATTTTAAGATTTTTTTATGTCAGAGTATAATCGTGTTTTTTCAAATCCAATTCTTGTTTGATACCATTGTTAAACTGTGACTGTGGCGTGTATCGCAGCTTTGGTTCAAAGTCAGGTGTTTCAATGATGTAGGCAATGGACAGTTTACATTTTCACTGACAACTTTAagttaatatatatttgtagTTTCCCTGTGATTGCTGTTGGTTCAGATGCACTCTCATGCATAACCTCATCAATCCATCATGAATCTATTCATCCGTCAACCAACCACCCCAGCACTCAGCACCAAAGCAACTAAATCATCTACACCCTTATATCCAACAACCAGTCAGACCATGCACTCAACACCCAACCAAACAAATCATCTACATCCCCTAAAATGCATCCTACAAACAACCGATCCATCCATCGGCCAGTCCGTGTataatccatccatccattcatccatccaccaATCCGTCAGTCCATCCATCAACTATCCATTTACTCGTCCATCATTCAACATTTATCTTTacccatgcatccatccatcactcatccatccgtccatctattcactcatccatccatcactcatccatccgtccatctattcactcatccatccatcactcatccatccgtccatctattcactcatccatccatcacTCAATAATCCGTCCATCtattcactcattcatccatCACTCAATCATCCGTCCATCTATtcactcatccatccatcacTCATCAATCTGTTCATCTATtcactcatccatccatccatccattcactcacccatccatcactcatccatccatcatctattcactcattcatccatccatccattcactcacccatccatcactcatccatccatcatctattcactcattcatccatcactcatccatccatcatctatTTACTCATCCATCCATTAATTCGCTCATCCATCCGTCCATCAATtcactcatccatccatcactcatccatccatccatctatttactcatccatccatcacTCATCGATCTGTCATATATTCATTCGTCCATCTGTCCATATATtcactcatccatccatcactcatcatctgtccatccatcctcTCATCCATCCCTTCGTCATCCATCTAAACATTCACACATCAATCATTCAATTCGCTCCTCCGTCCATCCATCATTGAATACTCCATCCATTCACTCATCAAGCATTCATTAATTCAATCCTCGATCCACGTTTGTTTATAATTCCAAACGTTAATGCTGTGTAATGAAGGCATACGAACTAATGCAATTATTTATTTAACGTTAACTCCTTTCAAAATCACCAAGTCATTATATATTTTTCCGTGCGTCTTTCAGTGATTACTGTTATGAACACCCCCTGAATATCCCCTGGCGGTAATCATGCCCACGTACCCCGTCCCGTATACTGTCCTCTGGATTtgtatatgatggcagtctgtaaaattAGTCGAGTGTGGAGAGTaatcagtgtgtgagtgagtgagtgagttgggatttacgc
The window above is part of the Haliotis asinina isolate JCU_RB_2024 chromosome 1, JCU_Hal_asi_v2, whole genome shotgun sequence genome. Proteins encoded here:
- the LOC137278721 gene encoding platelet glycoprotein Ib alpha chain-like, translated to MYTLIVQLLTFYGVYKCITCQGQDVFLTKVTPSSLVCDSLCTYTTRCASYSWDVVTGSCHLHTGGETGSSRWGRMLVQYQTALRKDICRSQMCGIHQICVPVEAGSAHICLRMTPGSSTSTTTAFVTTTLDTPSQSTSASSTVTATTTETLTTTNSPTTTVATTPGVSSVTTTSTAVLTTTTTMPATSTAVPATSTPVPAISTTASTISTTVPTTSVATTTTTTTTTTTTAPTTVPTTSVATTTTTTTTTTTSTLTTTVTYVCTVTSLLVNNQECGTYIGCYEDDWDRVLPYAHLIDRTTMKSEKCMLHCYSNYSHFGIEDGSECFCGNEIRVGYAKKGDHECSKQCSGESGSSCGGPWRISIYAIVP